A genomic stretch from Cetobacterium sp. ZOR0034 includes:
- a CDS encoding NAD(P)/FAD-dependent oxidoreductase codes for MEKIYDLVIVGAGPAGLAAGVYGARAKMKTLILEKGTIGGMAAKTTEIVNYPGIPKTSGENLGEVMSKHAEGLGATIIRDSIRSVELDGEIKILKSRRKEYRAKSVIFATGTKPRVLGIPGEVDFKGRGVAYCATCDAEFFSNQEVVVVGSGDQAIEEGMFISKYASKVKVIVLHDEGVLDCNRLSAEEALKNPKMEFIWNSTLDEIDGDESVDSVTVKNLKSGELTKIFCKGVFFFVGMIPNTEFLEESEIELDKRGHIECDKLLNSSVSGVFVAGDVRDKYLKQVITAAADGAVAAVAAEKYLEEMEIYFNRIKDKEVAIGFWNSLDSEGLKYLSEQEKIVKESGVRDFIYVDVRKNRYLAKFFNKENIDKAEIFVNKLN; via the coding sequence ATGGAAAAAATTTATGATTTAGTGATAGTTGGGGCTGGACCAGCAGGATTAGCAGCAGGAGTTTATGGAGCTAGAGCCAAAATGAAAACTTTGATATTGGAAAAAGGAACTATAGGAGGGATGGCAGCAAAAACAACCGAGATTGTAAATTATCCAGGAATACCTAAAACTTCGGGAGAAAATTTAGGGGAGGTAATGTCCAAGCATGCAGAAGGACTAGGAGCGACAATTATAAGGGATAGTATAAGAAGTGTCGAACTTGATGGAGAGATAAAAATTCTTAAGAGTAGAAGAAAAGAGTATCGAGCTAAAAGTGTGATTTTTGCTACAGGAACAAAGCCAAGAGTTTTAGGGATTCCTGGTGAAGTAGATTTCAAAGGAAGAGGAGTGGCATACTGTGCAACTTGTGATGCGGAATTTTTCTCTAATCAAGAGGTTGTAGTTGTAGGAAGTGGAGATCAGGCTATCGAAGAAGGGATGTTTATATCTAAGTATGCCTCTAAGGTAAAAGTTATAGTTTTACATGATGAGGGAGTTTTAGATTGTAATAGACTCAGTGCAGAGGAGGCTTTGAAAAATCCTAAGATGGAGTTTATTTGGAATTCAACTTTAGATGAGATTGATGGAGATGAATCGGTAGATAGTGTGACTGTAAAAAATTTAAAGAGTGGAGAGCTTACTAAAATATTTTGCAAAGGGGTATTCTTCTTTGTTGGGATGATACCTAATACAGAGTTTTTAGAAGAGAGTGAAATTGAATTAGATAAAAGAGGACATATAGAGTGTGATAAACTTTTAAACTCATCAGTTTCAGGGGTTTTTGTTGCTGGTGATGTGAGAGATAAATATTTGAAACAAGTTATAACAGCCGCGGCAGATGGTGCAGTAGCAGCAGTGGCAGCAGAAAAATATTTAGAAGAGATGGAGATATATTTTAATAGAATAAAGGATAAAGAGGTTGCTATAGGATTTTGGAACTCTTTAGACAGCGAAGGCCTAAAATATCTATCTGAACAAGAGAAAATTGTAAAAGAGTCTGGAGTGCGAGATTTTATATATGTTGATGTTAGAAAAAATCGATATCTAGCTAAATTTTTCAATAAAGAAAATATAGATAAAGCAGAAATCTTTGTAAATAAATTAAATTGA
- the add gene encoding adenosine deaminase has translation MNLSKLPKIELHCHLDGSVRPETIIELSKIENVKLPSYDIETIRNIMVAPMECTSLDEYLEKFQIPVAIMQSKESLERVTFELMEDSAKENIKYIEIRFAPLLHINKGLSVEEILESVVKGIKKAEEIYDIKGNLILSFLRHMSAETIYDVIEAGRRFLGNGVVAIDLCASEEKGFCERFIKPFELGREYGYKVTIHAGETGIGENVLDAVQMLHAERIGHGIHIKNCKAAYDIVKENGITLEMCPTSNVQTKAVENFENHPLLDFYKDGINVTINTDNRTVSNTTLTNEILVSKDNFNMDFEIYKNIYLTSVEAAFTTSEIKNKLKIDLNKSFI, from the coding sequence ATGAATTTAAGCAAATTACCAAAAATCGAGTTACACTGTCATCTTGATGGAAGTGTAAGACCTGAAACTATTATTGAGTTATCAAAAATTGAAAATGTTAAACTGCCAAGTTATGATATAGAAACTATTAGAAATATTATGGTTGCTCCTATGGAATGTACATCTCTTGATGAGTATTTAGAAAAGTTCCAAATTCCTGTTGCTATTATGCAATCTAAGGAGAGCTTAGAAAGAGTCACTTTTGAACTTATGGAAGATTCTGCTAAAGAAAATATAAAATATATTGAGATTAGATTTGCTCCATTACTTCATATAAATAAGGGGCTTTCTGTTGAAGAGATTTTAGAGAGTGTTGTTAAAGGAATTAAAAAAGCTGAAGAGATATACGATATAAAAGGAAATCTTATCTTATCATTCCTAAGACATATGTCTGCTGAAACTATCTACGATGTTATTGAAGCTGGAAGAAGATTTTTAGGCAATGGTGTTGTGGCTATAGATCTTTGTGCAAGTGAAGAAAAAGGTTTTTGTGAAAGATTTATAAAGCCATTCGAACTTGGAAGAGAGTATGGTTATAAAGTTACTATACATGCTGGTGAAACTGGAATTGGAGAGAATGTTTTAGATGCTGTTCAAATGCTACATGCTGAGAGAATTGGTCATGGAATCCACATAAAAAATTGTAAAGCTGCTTATGATATCGTAAAAGAAAATGGAATTACATTAGAGATGTGTCCTACGAGCAATGTTCAAACTAAAGCTGTTGAGAATTTTGAAAATCATCCTCTTTTAGATTTCTATAAAGATGGAATAAATGTAACAATAAATACTGATAATAGAACTGTTTCTAATACTACTTTAACTAATGAGATTCTTGTTTCTAAAGATAACTTCAATATGGATTTTGAAATTTATAAAAATATATATCTAACTTCTGTTGAAGCTGCTTTTACAACTTCAGAGATTAAAAATAAACTGAAAATTGATTTAAATAAATCTTTCATATAA
- a CDS encoding SemiSWEET transporter translates to MIDILGYCAAFLTTVSFLPQAIKTIKTKDTSGISLLMYIMFTVGVFAWLIYGTFRKDIPVIIGNAVTLSFAITILKMKIKYK, encoded by the coding sequence ATGATAGATATATTAGGATATTGTGCAGCTTTTTTAACAACAGTTTCATTTTTACCTCAAGCTATAAAAACTATAAAGACAAAAGATACAAGTGGAATCTCACTTTTGATGTATATAATGTTTACAGTAGGAGTTTTTGCTTGGTTAATCTATGGAACTTTTAGAAAAGATATCCCAGTTATTATAGGAAATGCTGTGACATTGTCATTTGCAATAACTATTTTAAAAATGAAAATTAAATATAAATAG
- a CDS encoding ABC transporter permease — MWIYVLNSWSTYESLITTTTILFITVLINFIIGTPVAAFLVREKSKLNFLLMILIALPLIIPVMVSTMGLQFSFIKLNLIDSVLGVSIVHSVATIPYYILSMKSGYLTINKDYLNLGKILGANPIQIFFKITLPLIYPSFLVGVSLTIVVSLAQYLITFIIGGGRVITLPILMMPYLVDGGITNGTVYSVIYIIFTYLLLFLLNSFTKNIYRKRDLHDSNKQCI; from the coding sequence ATGTGGATATACGTTTTAAATTCATGGAGTACTTATGAAAGTTTAATCACTACCACAACGATTCTTTTTATAACTGTACTCATTAATTTTATAATAGGAACTCCCGTTGCAGCTTTTTTAGTAAGAGAAAAATCTAAACTAAATTTTTTACTGATGATTCTGATAGCTCTTCCTCTTATAATTCCTGTTATGGTAAGTACGATGGGACTACAATTTTCTTTTATAAAATTAAATTTGATTGATAGTGTTCTTGGAGTTTCTATTGTACACAGTGTTGCAACTATTCCCTACTATATTCTAAGTATGAAATCGGGATATCTTACAATAAATAAAGATTATTTAAATCTCGGAAAAATTTTAGGAGCTAATCCTATACAAATCTTTTTTAAGATTACGTTGCCTTTAATATATCCCTCGTTTTTAGTTGGAGTTTCGCTAACTATAGTTGTTTCTTTAGCACAGTATCTTATCACATTTATAATAGGAGGTGGAAGAGTTATCACTCTTCCGATTTTAATGATGCCATATCTAGTAGATGGTGGAATAACCAACGGAACCGTTTACAGTGTTATTTATATTATTTTTACATACCTCTTACTATTTTTACTAAATAGTTTTACCAAAAATATATACAGAAAGAGAGATTTACATGATTCAAATAAACAATGTATCTAA
- a CDS encoding solute:sodium symporter family transporter: MLMFLSFIFFTALVAILTYYKTKGDTLDTNDGYFLGGRSLTAGFIAGSLMLTNLSPANFAGMSAQSYTHNMSVMGWEVCSGITLVLVAMFLVPRYLKGGLTTIPEFLEDRFDPGVRKFVTYLFLISYVLNGLPPTLYAGALVMSQLFDISGVLGVSYTAGIWITVWAIGIIGAIYAIFGGLKAVAFSDTLNGIGLVIGGLSVPYFGFKFIGDGSFTRGIGELVLAHPEKFDAIGSNSDPIPFTTLFTGMLLVNLYYWGTDQGIMQRALAAKNLKEGQKGVMLAGLLKIFTPIIVIIPGIIAYHIYGANFAEPDLMYSHLIKGLMPKYFVGFFAAVMFGAVLSSYNSTLNSASTLFCINVYKPIFGKNKTDAQIVNKGKIFGFVIALTSLFTAPLIMKAPQGLFQYLQIVNGFFNVPIFTIIFIGYTTKYVPAIAAKISLAFFVSSYAFLQLVVKPDLHFLHQSAILFVISCGIMLIIGKLKPRKTPYVLVNKNIVEVTPWEYQYEAGTIIVSVMLSFYVIFSKYGLVTLNFMGLQKNLGILWTVTALVVITIRKYRQKLKVEKAVEA; encoded by the coding sequence ATGTTAATGTTTTTATCTTTTATTTTCTTTACAGCTTTAGTTGCTATATTAACTTATTATAAAACTAAAGGAGATACATTAGACACAAATGACGGTTATTTTTTAGGTGGAAGAAGTTTAACAGCTGGATTTATAGCGGGGTCTCTAATGCTAACAAATCTTAGTCCAGCAAATTTTGCGGGAATGAGTGCACAATCTTATACTCATAACATGTCTGTTATGGGATGGGAAGTTTGTTCAGGAATAACTTTGGTACTTGTTGCAATGTTTTTAGTTCCTAGATACTTAAAAGGTGGTCTTACAACAATTCCAGAATTTTTAGAAGATCGTTTTGATCCAGGAGTTAGAAAATTTGTAACATATCTATTTTTAATCAGTTATGTTTTAAACGGATTACCACCTACACTTTATGCAGGAGCATTAGTTATGAGTCAACTGTTTGATATATCTGGAGTTTTAGGTGTTTCTTATACAGCTGGAATCTGGATAACAGTTTGGGCTATTGGAATTATAGGTGCAATCTATGCGATTTTTGGAGGGTTAAAAGCAGTAGCATTTTCAGATACTTTAAATGGAATAGGACTTGTAATTGGGGGATTATCAGTACCTTATTTCGGTTTTAAATTTATAGGAGATGGTTCATTTACTAGAGGAATTGGAGAATTAGTTTTAGCACATCCAGAAAAATTTGATGCTATCGGTTCAAATTCAGATCCAATTCCATTTACAACCCTTTTCACAGGAATGCTTTTAGTTAATCTATATTATTGGGGAACAGATCAAGGAATTATGCAAAGAGCTTTGGCTGCTAAAAATTTAAAAGAAGGTCAAAAAGGAGTTATGTTAGCAGGGCTACTAAAAATATTTACTCCTATAATTGTAATAATTCCAGGAATTATAGCCTATCATATTTATGGTGCAAATTTTGCTGAACCTGATTTAATGTACTCTCATCTGATTAAAGGTTTAATGCCAAAATATTTTGTAGGATTCTTTGCAGCGGTAATGTTTGGAGCTGTTCTAAGTAGTTATAACAGTACTTTAAACAGTGCTTCTACACTATTCTGTATAAATGTTTATAAACCAATTTTTGGAAAAAATAAAACAGATGCTCAAATAGTAAATAAAGGAAAAATATTTGGATTTGTTATAGCATTGACATCTTTATTTACAGCACCTCTAATAATGAAGGCACCACAAGGATTATTTCAGTATCTACAAATTGTAAATGGATTTTTCAATGTACCAATATTTACAATAATTTTTATTGGATATACAACAAAATATGTACCAGCAATAGCTGCAAAAATTTCACTGGCATTTTTCGTTTCATCATATGCATTCCTTCAACTAGTAGTTAAGCCAGATTTACATTTTTTACATCAGTCGGCAATACTGTTTGTTATAAGTTGTGGAATTATGTTAATTATAGGAAAGTTGAAGCCTAGAAAAACTCCATACGTTTTAGTAAATAAAAATATTGTTGAAGTAACTCCGTGGGAGTATCAATACGAAGCTGGAACTATAATTGTATCTGTTATGTTATCGTTCTATGTTATTTTCTCAAAATATGGATTGGTTACACTGAACTTTATGGGATTACAAAAAAATCTAGGTATATTGTGGACAGTTACAGCCTTAGTAGTTATAACAATTAGAAAATATAGACAAAAATTAAAAGTAGAAAAAGCAGTAGAAGCTTAG
- a CDS encoding CDP-alcohol phosphatidyltransferase family protein: MLDTHCRKYIQPLIEVAANLAIKLKLSANFVTILAAIIGISSGIFTLIDKNILAIIMLWLSGYLDAVDGTIARKTKSSTAFGTVMDITFDRVVEGSVIIGVAYKYPQFSFISLLLAISIIISMTIFLTTGPLAQNKGEKTFYYQAGLAERTEGFIMLSAMILLREKSGLIINLFTGIVLFTAFQRFVEAKKILDK, translated from the coding sequence ATGTTAGATACACACTGTAGAAAATATATTCAACCACTTATTGAAGTAGCCGCAAATTTAGCTATAAAATTGAAGTTAAGTGCGAACTTTGTAACAATTTTAGCTGCTATCATTGGAATTTCAAGTGGAATTTTTACCCTGATAGATAAGAATATCTTAGCTATTATCATGTTATGGTTATCAGGCTATCTTGATGCTGTTGACGGAACAATAGCTCGTAAAACAAAGTCATCTACAGCTTTTGGTACTGTTATGGATATAACTTTTGATAGAGTTGTTGAAGGGTCTGTTATAATTGGGGTAGCATATAAATATCCTCAATTTAGCTTTATCTCCCTTTTACTGGCAATCAGTATAATTATTTCTATGACAATCTTTTTAACAACAGGACCTTTAGCTCAAAACAAAGGTGAAAAAACATTTTATTATCAAGCTGGATTGGCTGAAAGAACTGAAGGCTTTATTATGCTATCCGCTATGATTTTATTAAGAGAAAAAAGTGGACTTATAATAAATCTATTCACTGGAATCGTTTTATTCACTGCTTTCCAAAGATTTGTTGAAGCCAAGAAGATTTTAGATAAATAA
- a CDS encoding ABC transporter ATP-binding protein, producing MIQINNVSKTFSGFLLKNINLSITSGEFIGILGQSGSGKSTLLNLIAGLDEDFTGEIKIEGKNPSHTIKNGEISMVFQDSLLLPHLNVFDNIAFGLKIKKINKSEIEKRVFEAISEMELTGKEKRFPNELSGGEKQRVSIARALVTKPKLLLMDEPFSALDFNLRERMQKLVKSLHKKYKISTIFVTHDRDEAFFLADRIAIMSDGELLEFDTPQALYYTPKTLYTAKLLGIENILSKKDFEVIFGPRDENFDFIAFRGNDLCIVQNSNFTGIIEDIQFGLGKYCLIILIRDIRLYFIQEKEPKEKIGDFICFLYNKNNEILIKGE from the coding sequence ATGATTCAAATAAACAATGTATCTAAAACATTTTCAGGATTTCTTTTAAAAAATATAAATTTATCAATAACCTCAGGCGAGTTTATTGGTATATTGGGACAATCGGGTTCGGGAAAATCAACTCTTTTAAATTTAATAGCTGGTTTAGATGAAGATTTTACTGGAGAGATTAAAATAGAGGGTAAGAACCCATCTCATACCATAAAAAATGGAGAGATTAGTATGGTTTTTCAAGATTCATTGCTTCTTCCACACTTAAATGTATTTGATAACATTGCGTTTGGCTTGAAAATAAAAAAAATAAATAAATCTGAAATAGAAAAAAGAGTTTTCGAAGCAATTTCTGAAATGGAGCTAACGGGAAAAGAGAAAAGATTTCCAAATGAGTTAAGTGGAGGAGAAAAGCAAAGAGTTTCTATAGCTAGAGCTCTCGTGACAAAACCAAAACTTCTTTTAATGGATGAGCCATTCTCTGCATTAGATTTTAATTTAAGAGAACGAATGCAAAAATTAGTTAAATCTCTTCATAAAAAATATAAAATTAGTACTATTTTTGTAACTCATGATAGAGATGAAGCTTTCTTTTTAGCGGATAGAATTGCTATAATGTCTGATGGAGAACTTTTAGAGTTTGATACTCCTCAAGCTTTATATTACACCCCTAAAACACTATATACCGCTAAACTTCTTGGAATAGAAAATATACTTTCTAAAAAAGATTTTGAAGTAATTTTTGGACCGAGAGATGAAAATTTTGATTTTATCGCTTTTAGAGGAAACGATCTATGTATTGTTCAAAACTCTAATTTTACTGGAATCATTGAAGATATCCAGTTTGGATTAGGAAAATATTGTCTCATTATTTTAATTAGAGATATAAGGCTCTATTTCATACAAGAAAAGGAACCAAAGGAAAAAATTGGAGATTTCATCTGTTTTTTATATAATAAAAATAATGAAATCTTAATCAAAGGAGAATAA
- a CDS encoding alpha-galactosidase — protein MHILINEKKLEFHLCNENISYILKVLDDGTLGHLYFGKKIKHRDSYEHLVQITSAEVPVTPNALDEKRGFCKDILLQEYPSYGNGDYREPAIVVLQENGSRVTDFTYHSYEIVEGKENLKNLPNTYIENSNEAKTLKIYLKDELIGATLTLSYTIFRDYDVITRNAHIKNESDEKLVLERFLSASLDFKEPDFQIVHLSGAWSRERHVEISEINQNKFVIDSKRGTSSVNSNPFIALKRKETTEFSGEVYGFNLVYSGNHIEMVEKNQYDKLRVSIGMNPFNFNWTLLKNDEFQSPEVVMSYSNTGMNGLSLNYHRLYRERLARGVWRDKVRPVLLNNWEATYFDFNEEKILDIAKKAKELGVELFVLDDGWFGARNHDKAGLGDWWSNLEKIPSGVEGLSKKVEEMGIKFGLWFEPEMVNKDSELYRNHPNWILRAPNRKNTPSRNQHTLDLGREDVREYLYEKISKILRESKISYVKWDMNRPMTEVWSEVIDSTKQGEVFHRYILGLYELLEKLTTEFPEVLFESCASGGNRFDPGMLYYMPQTWTSDDTDAVERIKIQYGTSLCYPVVSMGAHVSAVPNHQTNRVTPIKTRGNVAIFGAFGYELDLNKITDEEKEIVKKQIEFFKENRELIQFGDFYRLVSPFEKKLNDAAWMVVSKDKKEALVAKYKILSVPNAGYESLILSGLNEDYLYSVESLQVQGKSYYGDELQNSGVIFKEPSFSDLGNLQVEGELDSLIGDFKSCLIKLKAI, from the coding sequence ATGCATATACTTATAAATGAAAAAAAATTAGAGTTTCACCTTTGTAATGAGAATATCAGTTATATTTTAAAAGTTTTAGATGATGGAACTTTAGGACATCTTTATTTTGGAAAAAAAATAAAACATAGAGACTCATATGAACACTTAGTTCAAATAACTTCGGCGGAGGTTCCGGTTACTCCAAACGCTTTAGATGAGAAAAGAGGGTTTTGTAAAGATATCTTGCTACAAGAGTATCCGAGTTATGGAAATGGGGACTATAGAGAACCTGCAATTGTAGTTTTACAAGAAAATGGAAGTAGAGTTACAGATTTTACTTATCATTCATATGAAATAGTTGAAGGAAAAGAAAATCTAAAAAATCTTCCAAATACATATATTGAAAATTCAAATGAAGCTAAAACTTTAAAAATATATTTAAAAGATGAACTTATAGGAGCAACTCTAACTTTAAGTTATACTATATTTAGAGATTATGATGTTATTACAAGAAATGCTCACATAAAAAATGAATCGGATGAAAAGTTGGTTTTAGAAAGATTTTTAAGTGCATCTTTAGATTTTAAAGAACCTGATTTTCAAATTGTACATCTTTCGGGAGCTTGGTCAAGAGAGAGACACGTTGAGATAAGTGAAATAAACCAAAACAAATTTGTAATAGATAGTAAAAGAGGAACAAGTAGTGTAAATAGCAATCCATTTATAGCTTTAAAAAGAAAAGAAACTACAGAGTTTTCAGGAGAAGTTTATGGTTTCAACTTAGTTTATAGTGGAAATCATATTGAGATGGTTGAAAAAAATCAGTACGACAAACTTAGAGTTTCAATTGGTATGAATCCATTTAATTTTAATTGGACATTATTAAAAAATGATGAATTCCAATCTCCAGAAGTTGTAATGAGTTACTCAAATACTGGTATGAACGGACTTAGCTTAAACTATCATAGACTTTATAGAGAAAGATTAGCTAGAGGAGTTTGGAGAGATAAGGTTAGACCAGTGTTACTTAATAACTGGGAGGCTACATATTTTGATTTCAATGAGGAGAAAATTTTAGATATAGCTAAAAAAGCAAAAGAGTTAGGTGTTGAACTGTTTGTTTTAGATGATGGATGGTTTGGAGCTAGAAATCATGACAAAGCTGGGTTGGGAGATTGGTGGAGTAATCTAGAAAAAATTCCTAGTGGTGTTGAGGGATTATCGAAAAAAGTTGAAGAGATGGGGATTAAATTTGGTCTTTGGTTTGAGCCTGAAATGGTAAATAAAGATAGTGAACTTTATAGAAATCATCCAAATTGGATTTTAAGAGCTCCAAATAGAAAAAATACTCCAAGTAGAAATCAGCATACTTTGGATTTAGGAAGAGAGGATGTTCGTGAATATCTTTATGAAAAAATATCTAAAATATTGAGAGAATCAAAAATATCATATGTGAAATGGGATATGAATAGACCGATGACTGAAGTTTGGTCAGAAGTTATAGATTCTACAAAACAAGGAGAGGTTTTCCATAGATATATTTTAGGTCTTTACGAGCTTTTAGAAAAGTTAACAACAGAGTTTCCAGAAGTTTTATTTGAATCTTGTGCAAGTGGCGGAAATAGATTTGATCCAGGGATGTTATATTATATGCCACAAACTTGGACGAGTGATGATACAGATGCAGTTGAAAGAATTAAGATTCAATACGGAACATCACTTTGTTATCCAGTAGTTTCTATGGGAGCTCATGTGTCGGCAGTTCCAAATCATCAAACAAATAGAGTAACACCTATAAAAACACGTGGGAATGTCGCTATTTTTGGAGCTTTTGGATATGAGCTAGATTTGAATAAGATAACTGATGAAGAGAAAGAGATTGTTAAAAAACAGATAGAATTTTTCAAAGAAAATAGAGAATTAATTCAATTTGGAGATTTTTATAGATTGGTTTCTCCATTTGAGAAAAAATTAAATGATGCAGCATGGATGGTTGTTAGCAAGGATAAAAAAGAAGCGCTAGTAGCAAAATATAAAATCTTATCAGTTCCTAATGCCGGGTATGAATCACTGATATTGAGTGGATTAAATGAAGATTATCTATATTCAGTGGAAAGTTTGCAAGTTCAAGGAAAGTCATACTATGGTGATGAGCTTCAAAATAGTGGAGTTATATTTAAAGAGCCTTCATTCTCTGATTTAGGGAATTTACAAGTTGAAGGAGAGTTAGATAGCTTAATTGGAGATTTTAAAAGTTGCTTAATTAAATTAAAAGCTATTTAA
- a CDS encoding LacI family DNA-binding transcriptional regulator yields MKKENLKIDSTEIAKLAGVSRSTVSRVLNNHPNVSVKNRQKILKIIDEYNYIPNLNAQTLAGKKNSVIGVFIYEPNMNSETTSMDTAYFMDFTDTVVKEAFLENHQILVDYVKDFNDEKRIEAFFKNGNVSSGIFIGFLRDNMFLEKMIKSEYKVVVVDYAKEINNMAQKTLYINTDDYGGASSIMEKILEKNLKRPLIFLGDLNKLSGFERKRAYEDSLKKKKIDIDKNLILKSDYCRGNAYSDMVQILKNNIEFDAIFSSSDNMLFGIVKALKEFEVDYKKLEIWGFDNLKYTVPMGFKTVSPMLKETAKKSIEFLVSEFVETRVEYTKTKLIESMMDYFED; encoded by the coding sequence ATGAAAAAAGAAAATTTGAAAATAGATAGTACAGAGATAGCTAAATTAGCAGGAGTTTCAAGAAGTACAGTTTCGAGAGTTTTAAATAATCATCCAAATGTGAGTGTTAAGAATCGACAAAAAATCTTAAAAATAATCGATGAATACAATTATATTCCAAATTTAAATGCTCAGACATTGGCAGGGAAAAAAAATAGTGTAATTGGAGTTTTTATATATGAACCTAATATGAATTCTGAAACTACAAGCATGGATACAGCATACTTTATGGATTTTACAGATACGGTTGTAAAAGAAGCTTTTTTAGAAAATCATCAAATTTTAGTAGACTATGTAAAAGATTTTAATGATGAAAAGAGAATAGAAGCTTTTTTTAAGAATGGAAATGTCTCAAGTGGAATATTCATTGGTTTTTTAAGAGATAATATGTTTTTAGAAAAAATGATAAAAAGTGAATACAAAGTTGTGGTAGTAGACTACGCCAAAGAAATTAACAATATGGCTCAGAAAACTTTATATATAAATACAGATGATTATGGTGGAGCCTCTTCTATTATGGAGAAGATTTTAGAAAAAAATTTAAAACGACCACTTATATTTCTAGGAGATTTAAATAAACTTTCTGGATTTGAAAGAAAAAGAGCGTATGAAGATAGTTTAAAAAAGAAAAAAATAGATATCGATAAAAATCTAATTTTAAAATCAGATTATTGTAGAGGAAATGCTTATAGCGATATGGTTCAAATATTAAAAAATAATATAGAATTTGATGCTATTTTTTCATCAAGTGATAATATGCTATTTGGAATCGTGAAAGCTTTGAAAGAGTTTGAAGTGGATTATAAAAAATTAGAGATTTGGGGATTCGATAATTTGAAATATACAGTTCCAATGGGATTTAAAACGGTGTCACCAATGTTAAAAGAAACAGCTAAGAAAAGTATCGAATTCTTAGTTTCTGAGTTTGTAGAAACAAGAGTTGAATATACAAAGACAAAATTAATAGAAAGTATGATGGATTATTTTGAAGATTAA